GATGCTCCCCGCCTGCGAACCGGCCCTGCTCGGCGCGCTGCGCCGCGGCGGCTGCAGCGCGGTCGACACCGCGGCCATCTCGCGCGACGACGGTTCGGCGCCCGTGCTGGCCAGCATGTCGCGCATCGCCGGGCGCATCGTGCCGCAGCTCGCCGCCCGCTACCTGCAGTCCGACCACGGGGGGAGCGGGATCCTGCTGGGCGGCCTGGCCGGGGTGCCGCCGGCGGAGGCGGTCGTGCTCGGCGGCGGCATCGCGGGGCGCAACGCCGCGCGCGCGCTGCTGGGCTGCGGGGCCCGCGTGACCCTGCTCGACGTCGACCTGGACCTGCTGCACGACCTGCACTGGCGCTTCGAGGGCCGGGTCACCACCTACCCCGCCAACGAGTACACGCTGGCCAAGGTGCTGCGCTTCGCCGACGTGGTCGTCGGCGCCGTGCGCTCGCCCGGCGGCCGCGCCCCGGTGCTGGTCGACCGCCAGCTCGAGGACCGGGTCCGCGACGGCAGCGTCGTGATCGACCTGGCCATCGACCAGGGCGGCTGCTTCGCCGCGAGCCGGCCCACGCGCCTGAGCGACCCCGTCTACGTCGTGGACGGCGTGACCCACTTCTGCGCCCCCAACACGCCCAGCCTCGTGGCGCGCACCGCGACCTACGCCCTCGGCAACGCGCTGCTGGGCACCGTGGCGCTCATCGCCGCCGGCGGCCTGGAGGCGGCCATGACCGCGGACCCCGCGCTGGCGCGGGGCGTCGGCCTGATCGGCGGCCGGGTCGTCGACCCGCGCGTGGCCGAGGCGCACGGGCTGCCCGTCGAGGGCCGCCGGACCGGAGGGGCATCGTGAGCTGGATGGAACTGTACCGGCAACGGCGGACCGACGCCGCCGCCGCCGTGGCTGCGATCGCCTCGGGGCAGCGCGTCTACCTGGGCGCCGGCTGCGCCGTGCCGCACTCGCTGGTCGCGGCGCTGGTGGCCCGCGCGGGCGAACTGCGCGACGTCGAGATCCTGCACATCCTGACGGCGGGGGAGGCCAGCTACGCGCAGCCAGGCATGCAGGAGAGCTTCCGCTGCACGGCCATGTTCGTGGGGCCCAACGTGCGCGAGGCCGTCAACTGCGGCCGCGCCGGCTACATCCCCGTGCACCTGCACGAGGTGCCCGACCTGCTGCGGGGCAGCCACCGGCCCGACGTCGCCCTGGTGCAGGTCTCGCCGCCCGACGAGCACGGCTTCTGCAGCTTCGGCATCGAGGTGGGCATCACCAAGCCCGCCGCCCTGGCCGCCGGCCGCATCGTGGCCGAGGTGAACCGCCAGATGCCGCGCACCCTCGGCGACAGCTTCATCCACGTCTCGAAGCTCGAGCTCTGCGTCGAGGTGGACCGGCCGCTCGACGTGTTCGCGACGATCCCGATGGACGCCGTGCAGGAGAGCATCGGCAGCCACGTGGC
This genomic stretch from bacterium harbors:
- a CDS encoding alanine dehydrogenase; this encodes MIIGVPRELAPDEKRVGLAPAAVLTLARQGHDVLVERNAGVGSGFSDEDYRKVGARIAGDTEEVYRRAGLLVKVQAPTAAEAAWLTEGQTLLGFLMLPACEPALLGALRRGGCSAVDTAAISRDDGSAPVLASMSRIAGRIVPQLAARYLQSDHGGSGILLGGLAGVPPAEAVVLGGGIAGRNAARALLGCGARVTLLDVDLDLLHDLHWRFEGRVTTYPANEYTLAKVLRFADVVVGAVRSPGGRAPVLVDRQLEDRVRDGSVVIDLAIDQGGCFAASRPTRLSDPVYVVDGVTHFCAPNTPSLVARTATYALGNALLGTVALIAAGGLEAAMTADPALARGVGLIGGRVVDPRVAEAHGLPVEGRRTGGAS